The Paraburkholderia hospita DNA segment CAAACGCGGTCGCAGCTGCGCGGCATGATCCTGATGATGGATTCGCGCCGGCCGCTCACGGAACTGGACCGCCGGATGATCGAGTGGTTCGCGCCGACGGGCAAGCCGATTCATACATTGCTCACCAAGTGCGACAAATTGACTCGTCAAGAGAGCATCAACGCGTTGCGGGCGACGAAGAAAGGGCTGGATGAATATCGCGCGGCGGGTTTTCAGGGCGAACTGTCCGCCCAGCTTTTTTCCGCGCTCAAGCGGGTCGGCCTCGACGAAGCGCACGAACTGATCGAAGGCTGGATTGCGCCCGGCATGGCGGGCGATTCCGACGAACCGGCTTCGGCTGAATAAGGCCAGAAGGGCCGCCGCGACACGTGGGCGGCGGTTTTCGTTCGCCCAGAAAAAAACCCGCCGCTAGAAAACGGCGGGTTAAACAGCCTAATCGAAAAACGACAGGCACCCGCTCAGGGAGGAGAAGCGGGGAGGTCAGCGCTAGGC contains these protein-coding regions:
- the yihA gene encoding ribosome biogenesis GTP-binding protein YihA/YsxC — protein: MSFLLHQARFFTTVNHLRDLPPTPQPEVAFAGRSNAGKSTAINLLCNQKRLAFASKTPGRTQHINYFSVGPADEPVAHLVDLPGYGYAEVPGAAKAHWEQLLSSYLQTRSQLRGMILMMDSRRPLTELDRRMIEWFAPTGKPIHTLLTKCDKLTRQESINALRATKKGLDEYRAAGFQGELSAQLFSALKRVGLDEAHELIEGWIAPGMAGDSDEPASAE